The following proteins are encoded in a genomic region of Corylus avellana chromosome ca4, CavTom2PMs-1.0:
- the LOC132178605 gene encoding uncharacterized protein LOC132178605 has protein sequence MATLNHHPFLSSKLHLTKAKPRPIGPTAVRMSLQETGPSLAVVGVTGAVGQEFLSVLADRDFPFRSIKMLASKRSSGRHLTFQGHDYTVEELTAESFEGVDIALFSAGGSISKEFGPIAVGKGTIVVDNSSAFRMDEKVPLVIPEVNPEAMDGIKVGIGKGALIANPNCSTIICLMAATPLHRRAKVLRMVVSTYQAASGAGAAAMEELELQTREVLEGKPPTCRIFNQQYAFNLFSHNAPVLSNGYNEEEMKLVKETRKIWNDMNVKVTATCIRVPVMRAHAESVNLQFESPLDEDTARDILKNAPGVVVIDDRASNRFPTPLEVSNKDDVAVGRIRRDVSQEGTYGLDIFVCGDQIRKGAALNAVQIAEMLL, from the exons ATGGCCACCCTCAACCACCATCCCTTCCTCTCATCCAAGCTCCACCTGACCAAGGCCAAGCCCAGGCCCATCGGCCCCACCGCGGTCCGCATGTCCCTCCAGGAAACGGGTCCGTCCCTCGCCGTCGTCGGCGTCACTGGCGCCGTCGGGCAGGAGTTCCTTTCCGTGCTCGCGGACCGAGACTTCCCCTTCCGCTCCATCAAAATGCTCGCCTCCAAGCGCTCCTCCGGGAGGCACCTCACCTTCCAGGGCCACGACTACACCGTCGAGGAGCTCACCGCTGAGAGCTTTGAAGGAGTCGACATCGCTCTCTTCAGCGCCGGTGGTTCCATCAGCAAGGAGTTCGGGCCCATCGCGGTCGGGAAGGGGACCATTGTGGTGGACAACAGCTCCGCCTTTCGGATGGACGAGAAGGTCCCGCTGGTGATCCCGGAGGTGAATCCGGAGGCCATGGATGGGATTAAGGTCGGCATTGGAAAGGGCGCACTTATCGCCAACCCCAATTGCTCCACTATCATTTGCTTGATGGCCGCCACGCCTCTTCATCGACGCGCCAAG GTGCTACGCATGGTTGTTAGTACGTACCAGGCTGCGAGTGGTGCTGGTGCTGCTGCAATGGAAGAGCTTGAGCTGCAAACTCGAGAG GTCCTGGAAGGTAAGCCGCCAACTTGTCGAATCTTTAACCAACAG TATGCTTTTAATTTGTTCTCGCATAATGCCCCTGTTCTGTCAAATGGGTACAATGAGGAGGAAATGAAATTAGTAAAAGAGACAAGGAAAATATGG aatgACATGAATGTTAAAGTTACTGCCACATGTATAAGAGTTCCTGTCATGCGTGCTCATGCTGAGAGTGTAAATCTTCAGTTTGAGAGCCCCCTTGATGAG GACACAGCGAGGGATATTCTGAAGAATGCTCCTGGTGTAGTGGTTATTGATGATCGGGCATCCAATCGCTTTCCTACTCCATTGGAGGTGTCAAACAAAGATGATGTTGCAGTTGGCAGGATCCGCCGTGATGTGTCCCAGGAAGGCACCTATGG GTTGGACATCTTTGTCTGTGGTGATCAAATACGCAAAGGAGCTGCACTTAATGCTGTTCAGATTGCAGAGATGTTGCTTTAG